In Sphingobium amiense, a genomic segment contains:
- the ruvB gene encoding Holliday junction branch migration DNA helicase RuvB codes for MTDDDRLLTPSRRPEDVDAALRPKSLDEFVGQQAARENLRIFIQAAKSRGDALDHVLFFGPPGLGKTTLAQIVAKEMGVGFRATSGPVIAKSGDLAALLTNLDEGDVLFVDEIHRLNPAVEEVLYPAMEDRALDLMIGEGPSARSVRIDLPRFTLVGATTRQGLLTTPLRDRFGIPVRLQFYTVEELELVVRRAARLLDLPITPDGAVEIARRSRGTPRIAGRLLRRVRDFANVAGAPSVDRKVADAALQRLEVDQLGLDLMDRRYLMMIADIYRGGPVGVETLAAGLSEARDTIEEVIEPYLIQLGLIARTARGRCLNGPGWKHLGLNPPQGAQDGLFD; via the coding sequence GTGACCGACGACGACCGCCTCCTCACCCCTTCGCGCCGTCCCGAGGATGTCGACGCCGCGCTGCGCCCCAAATCGCTCGACGAGTTTGTGGGCCAGCAGGCCGCGCGCGAAAATCTGCGCATCTTCATTCAGGCGGCGAAGTCGCGCGGGGACGCGCTCGACCATGTGCTCTTCTTCGGGCCGCCGGGCCTTGGCAAGACGACGCTGGCGCAGATCGTGGCAAAGGAAATGGGCGTCGGCTTTCGCGCCACATCCGGCCCGGTCATCGCCAAGTCGGGCGATCTCGCGGCGCTGCTCACCAATCTGGACGAGGGCGACGTGCTGTTCGTGGACGAAATCCACCGCCTCAACCCGGCGGTCGAGGAAGTGCTCTATCCCGCAATGGAGGATCGCGCGCTCGACCTCATGATCGGGGAGGGGCCGTCCGCCAGATCGGTGCGCATCGACCTGCCGCGCTTCACGCTGGTGGGCGCGACCACGCGGCAGGGGCTGCTGACGACGCCGTTGCGCGACCGGTTCGGCATTCCCGTCCGCCTCCAATTCTACACCGTCGAGGAGCTGGAGCTGGTCGTGCGCCGCGCCGCCCGCCTGCTCGATCTTCCCATCACCCCGGACGGCGCGGTCGAGATTGCGCGCCGGTCGCGCGGAACGCCGCGCATCGCGGGCCGCCTGCTGCGCCGGGTGCGCGATTTCGCCAATGTCGCGGGCGCGCCCAGCGTTGATCGCAAGGTGGCGGACGCCGCGCTTCAGCGGCTGGAGGTCGACCAGCTTGGCCTCGACCTCATGGACCGGCGCTACCTGATGATGATCGCCGACATTTATCGCGGCGGCCCGGTCGGCGTGGAAACGCTCGCCGCCGGTCTTTCCGAAGCGCGCGACACGATCGAGGAAGTGATCGAACCTTACCTGATCCAGCTCGGCCTCATCGCCCGCACCGCGCGGGGGCGCTGCCTCAACGGTCCGGGCTGGAAGCATCTCGGCCTCAACCCGCCACAGGGGGCGCAGGACGGCCTGTTCGACTGA
- a CDS encoding type II toxin-antitoxin system RelE/ParE family toxin: MIRSFADAEAEKIWNGGRSRKLPADISQRAYVRLRMIDAAESLDDLRNPPSNRLHALKGDRQGQHSISINMQWRICFVWKDDDAHDVEIADYH; encoded by the coding sequence ATGATCCGCTCCTTCGCCGATGCCGAAGCCGAGAAAATATGGAACGGTGGACGCAGTCGCAAGCTTCCGGCGGACATCTCTCAGCGCGCTTACGTCCGCCTCAGGATGATCGACGCCGCTGAGAGCCTCGACGATTTGCGTAATCCACCAAGCAACCGTCTACACGCCCTGAAAGGCGATCGGCAGGGTCAACATTCCATTTCCATCAACATGCAATGGCGTATATGTTTCGTCTGGAAGGACGATGATGCCCATGACGTCGAAATCGCCGATTATCACTGA
- a CDS encoding HigA family addiction module antitoxin, producing MTSKSPIITDPDWLHNAHAGEMLLSEFMEPLDLSVEQIAALIAVPVDRLAAVISGERAMDGELDLRLGRYFGMSEGFFLRLQDQYELLEAKRALKDDLDRIVPRAA from the coding sequence ATGACGTCGAAATCGCCGATTATCACTGATCCCGACTGGCTGCATAACGCGCATGCCGGGGAAATGCTGCTGTCCGAATTTATGGAGCCACTCGATCTTTCCGTGGAACAGATAGCTGCGCTGATTGCCGTGCCTGTTGATCGGCTGGCGGCCGTCATCAGCGGCGAACGCGCGATGGACGGTGAACTGGACCTTCGCCTCGGTCGCTATTTCGGCATGTCGGAGGGCTTCTTTCTGCGGTTGCAGGATCAGTATGAACTGCTGGAAGCCAAGCGGGCGCTGAAGGACGATCTCGACCGCATCGTCCCCCGCGCCGCCTGA
- a CDS encoding LysM peptidoglycan-binding domain-containing protein: MQQSTFGQRAAFSLYLRTGRRLTAAEIEVKFNPWHDEENGRFTFAGQGRYFGAGGAGKPETANMARQVKTPPPPGNGSAENMSVPGRNSARHPDNYAIYTVRPGDSLSRIAAQREGLSAADLAWLNKQPIDQPLKVGQQIKVPHQAYLDAGRSAKNKFVALSHYMDTHGGKLPPNVAHPPSLESQILDRPGRKESKNGYDFHIDPVARTHKVHGELSDGPIAPRSRSNQAQAGKPDRRQGKDDGGHFIAARFNGPSDSFNHFAQDRNFNRGAYRKLEDDWAKALRAGHKVAIDIDALYQGASRRPYQLNVTWTINGHKSTKRFANEAKGAHNDER; encoded by the coding sequence ATGCAGCAATCAACCTTTGGCCAGCGAGCGGCCTTCTCGCTCTATCTTCGTACCGGCCGCAGGCTCACCGCTGCCGAGATCGAAGTGAAGTTCAATCCGTGGCATGACGAAGAGAATGGTCGCTTCACCTTTGCGGGGCAGGGGCGCTATTTCGGCGCGGGCGGGGCTGGGAAGCCGGAAACGGCGAACATGGCCCGGCAGGTCAAGACGCCTCCTCCGCCGGGGAACGGCAGCGCGGAAAATATGTCCGTTCCCGGTCGGAACAGTGCCCGCCATCCAGATAATTACGCCATCTACACGGTGCGGCCAGGTGACTCCCTGTCGCGGATCGCAGCCCAGCGTGAGGGGCTGTCCGCAGCCGACCTCGCCTGGCTCAACAAGCAGCCGATCGACCAGCCGCTCAAGGTCGGCCAGCAAATCAAAGTACCGCATCAGGCTTATCTGGATGCAGGGCGGTCGGCCAAGAACAAGTTCGTGGCGCTGTCCCATTACATGGACACGCATGGCGGTAAATTGCCGCCGAACGTCGCCCATCCGCCATCGCTGGAAAGCCAGATACTGGATAGACCGGGCCGAAAGGAAAGCAAGAATGGCTATGATTTCCATATCGACCCTGTTGCGCGCACGCACAAAGTGCATGGTGAACTGTCTGATGGTCCAATCGCGCCGCGCTCAAGGAGCAATCAGGCACAGGCCGGCAAGCCGGATCGCCGCCAAGGGAAGGACGATGGCGGCCATTTCATCGCTGCTCGCTTCAATGGCCCCAGCGACAGCTTCAACCATTTCGCACAGGATCGCAATTTCAACCGTGGCGCCTATCGCAAGCTAGAAGACGATTGGGCAAAAGCTTTACGCGCTGGGCACAAGGTGGCCATCGATATTGACGCGTTGTACCAAGGAGCTTCCAGACGACCTTATCAGCTTAATGTCACATGGACAATCAACGGGCATAAAAGCACAAAGAGGTTCGCAAACGAAGCAAAGGGCGCTCACAATGACGAAAGATAA
- a CDS encoding MBL fold metallo-hydrolase, producing the protein MLFLIVALCLAVTIVPPFLDRIYYRGPDSGHYDGAHFFNPDGEIGLPAPTGASRQGFILRWLLGDDGRPRWPEAIAVKPARPAPFAAPRGMVATWVGHATVLVQAAGLNILTDPIWSDHASPFPPFGPRRVAQPGIRFDDLPKIDLIVISHNHYDHLDLPTLKRLWERDRPKIVTSLGNDAILKAAGIPSTALDWGQSVSGAALNGLAPDAVVQCGSYEHCPDYRVHVTRSHHWGSRWGADRNRALWSSFVIATRAGNIFFAGDTGAGDMAWPYEARRYGPIRLALIPIGAFRFRKGQMQSDAHIGPVQAVEIFRRLGASTAIPIHWGTFRLSYEQWDTPPRMLELALRCEGIDRKRFAPLRIGQMLSVPTVRPVTVGPKSCDERAFRALE; encoded by the coding sequence ATGCTGTTCCTGATCGTCGCGCTGTGTCTGGCCGTCACGATCGTGCCGCCCTTCCTCGACCGCATCTATTATCGCGGGCCGGACAGCGGCCATTATGACGGCGCGCATTTCTTCAATCCCGATGGCGAGATCGGCCTGCCCGCGCCGACGGGCGCGAGCCGACAGGGTTTCATCCTGCGCTGGCTGCTGGGGGACGACGGCCGGCCGCGCTGGCCCGAGGCGATTGCGGTCAAGCCCGCCCGCCCCGCGCCCTTCGCCGCGCCGCGCGGGATGGTCGCGACATGGGTCGGCCATGCGACCGTGCTGGTGCAGGCAGCGGGCCTCAACATCCTGACCGACCCGATCTGGTCCGACCATGCCAGCCCCTTCCCGCCCTTTGGCCCCAGGCGGGTGGCGCAGCCCGGCATCCGCTTCGACGACCTGCCCAAAATCGACCTGATCGTCATCAGCCACAATCATTACGACCATCTCGACCTGCCGACCCTTAAGCGGCTGTGGGAGCGGGACCGGCCGAAGATCGTCACCAGCCTTGGCAATGACGCGATCCTGAAAGCGGCGGGCATCCCGTCGACCGCGCTGGACTGGGGCCAGTCGGTGAGCGGCGCGGCGCTCAACGGGCTGGCGCCCGACGCAGTGGTCCAGTGCGGCTCCTACGAACATTGCCCCGACTATCGCGTGCATGTGACGCGCAGCCATCACTGGGGCAGCCGCTGGGGCGCCGACCGCAATCGCGCGCTCTGGTCGAGCTTCGTCATCGCAACGCGCGCGGGGAACATCTTCTTCGCCGGAGACACTGGCGCGGGCGACATGGCATGGCCCTATGAAGCGCGGCGCTACGGCCCGATCCGGCTGGCGCTGATCCCCATCGGCGCGTTCCGCTTCCGGAAGGGGCAGATGCAGTCCGACGCGCATATCGGCCCGGTTCAGGCGGTGGAGATATTCAGGCGGCTGGGCGCATCGACCGCGATCCCGATCCACTGGGGCACATTCCGCCTGTCCTACGAACAGTGGGACACGCCGCCGCGCATGCTGGAGCTGGCGCTGCGGTGCGAAGGGATCGACCGGAAACGCTTCGCCCCGCTGCGCATCGGACAGATGCTCAGCGTTCCGACGGTCCGCCCCGTCACCGTCGGCCCCAAAAGCTGCGACGAGCGCGCATTCCGCGCGCTCGAATGA
- a CDS encoding methyl-accepting chemotaxis protein, which yields MEVAKLSGDLGLRTLDLQADISELAERVTQQARTIEAISGAATQLSHDGDSVSRAGQDAREKAIAARSIIDDSGRQLSAANHNFVDLIEQVNRVHSRLDGFGEALKTVAHVTSVISGIASQTNLLALNATIEAARAGDAGRGFAVVASEVKKLAQETAAATHTIEQSIAALTGEAGGMLDSITHGAQTARTALNDTKNIEALVDRLGALMQGLSSNSEAVAERIASMVGSAGEIRSGLSALASTSSDNADGLQRLSGRVLTASEDTNKLLQYLAESGVDIPDSPYIRFCLDSAAAVAGAIEAAIDAGVIGLEDVLRPQYEPIAGSNPPLFSHPVQAVMLPAARARQEMARQFPGLFGMTFTDRNAFGAIAMPERSQPQRPGDINWNLENSRQGSIFDGEDTRVECTTVKPFRIKAYRRLTADGDVILLKQVIASIHVKGRHWGILQLGYRDQG from the coding sequence ATGGAAGTCGCCAAACTGTCGGGCGATCTGGGCCTGCGCACGCTCGATCTTCAGGCGGACATCAGCGAGCTGGCAGAGCGCGTGACGCAGCAGGCCCGCACCATCGAGGCGATCAGCGGCGCGGCGACTCAGTTATCGCACGATGGCGACAGTGTGTCGCGCGCGGGACAGGATGCGCGCGAAAAAGCCATCGCGGCGCGGTCGATCATCGACGACTCGGGGCGTCAGTTGTCCGCGGCCAACCATAATTTCGTCGACCTCATCGAACAGGTGAACCGCGTCCACAGCCGCCTCGACGGCTTTGGCGAGGCGCTCAAGACCGTCGCGCATGTGACCAGCGTCATCAGCGGCATCGCCAGCCAGACCAACCTCCTCGCGCTCAACGCCACCATCGAGGCGGCGCGGGCGGGCGATGCGGGCCGGGGCTTTGCAGTGGTCGCATCCGAAGTGAAGAAGCTGGCGCAGGAAACCGCCGCCGCCACCCACACCATCGAACAGTCGATCGCGGCGCTGACCGGCGAGGCGGGCGGGATGCTGGACAGCATCACCCACGGCGCGCAGACGGCCCGCACCGCGCTCAACGACACCAAGAATATCGAAGCGCTGGTCGACCGGCTCGGCGCGCTGATGCAGGGGCTGTCGAGCAACAGCGAGGCGGTCGCCGAACGGATCGCCTCCATGGTCGGGTCCGCCGGGGAAATCCGCTCGGGCCTGAGCGCGCTCGCCAGCACATCGAGCGACAATGCCGATGGCCTGCAGCGCCTGTCCGGCCGCGTGCTGACGGCAAGCGAGGACACCAACAAGCTGCTGCAATATCTGGCGGAAAGCGGCGTCGACATTCCCGATTCGCCCTATATCCGCTTCTGCCTCGACAGCGCAGCCGCCGTGGCCGGGGCGATAGAAGCGGCCATCGACGCGGGCGTCATCGGGCTGGAGGACGTGCTGCGGCCCCAATATGAGCCGATTGCCGGAAGCAACCCGCCGCTCTTTTCGCATCCGGTGCAGGCGGTGATGCTGCCGGCCGCCAGAGCGCGGCAGGAAATGGCGCGCCAATTTCCCGGCCTGTTCGGCATGACGTTCACCGACCGCAACGCGTTCGGCGCGATTGCCATGCCCGAACGCTCCCAGCCCCAGCGCCCCGGCGACATCAACTGGAATCTCGAAAATTCGAGGCAGGGTTCGATCTTCGACGGGGAAGATACGCGGGTGGAGTGCACCACGGTCAAGCCGTTCCGCATCAAGGCCTATCGCCGCCTGACCGCCGATGGCGACGTCATCCTGCTGAAACAGGTGATCGCGTCCATCCACGTCAAGGGACGCCACTGGGGCATCCTGCAACTGGGCTATCGCGATCAGGGCTGA
- a CDS encoding AMP-dependent synthetase/ligase gives MFFARAAQKGDAPFLWRKEAGQWQPLSWNEVARQVASIAAALKAQGLRPGDPVMLVSENRPEFCIADLAIMAAGCVTVPTYTTNTTRDHQHILTDSGARAVIVSTAKLAQALMPAVVRSQASFVIGMEPLRGAQGTSTCHLWSDLIAGHPADVAACAAAQTAKREDLACIIYTSGTGGAPRGVMQHHGAILLNCEGAAAVVNEDFGVGDEVFLSFLPLSHAYEHSGGQFLPMLLGGQIYYAEGLEKLASNIEETRPTIMVVVPRLFEVLRARIIKAIEKQGKFPAYLLGQAMRIAAKEQAGRGSILDAPMKLILSRTLVPKIRARFGGRMKALVSGGAPLNPDVGLFFDAMGLTLLQGYGQTEAGPVISCNRPSAGIAMETVGPPLDGVEVRIAEDGEILVRGELVMHGYWRNPAETEKALKDGWLHTGDIGEFDAKGRIRITDRKKDLIVNDKGDNVSPQKVEGMLTLQSEIGQAMVHGDRRPHLVGLIVPDAEWTREWAEAKGIPVAQAASDPAYMAALRAAVDRVNDDLSVIERVRRFILADEPFTIENEQMTPSMKIRRHVIRKVYAERLDALYKG, from the coding sequence ATGTTCTTCGCGCGCGCCGCGCAGAAGGGCGACGCGCCTTTCCTCTGGCGCAAGGAAGCGGGCCAGTGGCAACCGCTGAGCTGGAACGAAGTGGCGCGGCAGGTCGCGTCCATCGCCGCCGCGCTGAAGGCGCAGGGGCTGCGGCCCGGCGATCCGGTGATGCTGGTGAGCGAGAACCGCCCCGAATTCTGCATCGCCGACCTTGCGATCATGGCGGCGGGCTGCGTCACGGTGCCGACCTACACCACCAACACCACGCGCGATCACCAGCATATCCTGACCGACAGCGGCGCGCGGGCCGTCATCGTCTCGACCGCCAAGCTCGCGCAGGCGCTGATGCCCGCCGTGGTCCGCTCCCAGGCCAGCTTCGTCATCGGCATGGAGCCGCTGCGCGGGGCGCAGGGCACATCGACCTGCCACCTCTGGAGCGACCTCATCGCCGGGCACCCGGCCGACGTCGCGGCCTGCGCGGCGGCGCAGACGGCGAAGCGCGAAGACCTCGCCTGCATCATCTACACCAGCGGCACCGGCGGCGCGCCGCGCGGTGTGATGCAGCATCATGGCGCGATCCTCCTCAATTGCGAGGGCGCGGCGGCGGTCGTGAACGAGGATTTCGGGGTCGGGGACGAGGTGTTCCTCTCCTTCCTCCCGCTCTCTCACGCCTATGAGCATAGCGGCGGCCAGTTCCTCCCCATGCTGCTGGGCGGGCAGATCTATTATGCCGAAGGTCTGGAAAAGCTCGCTTCCAATATCGAGGAGACGCGGCCCACCATCATGGTCGTCGTCCCCCGCCTGTTCGAAGTGCTGCGCGCCCGCATCATCAAGGCCATCGAAAAGCAGGGCAAATTTCCCGCCTATCTGCTCGGACAGGCGATGCGCATCGCCGCGAAGGAACAGGCGGGCCGGGGCAGCATCCTCGACGCGCCGATGAAACTGATCCTCTCGCGCACCCTGGTGCCCAAGATTCGCGCGCGCTTCGGCGGGCGGATGAAGGCGCTGGTGTCGGGCGGCGCGCCGCTCAATCCGGACGTGGGCCTTTTCTTCGACGCGATGGGCCTCACGCTGCTGCAGGGCTATGGCCAGACCGAAGCGGGGCCGGTCATCAGTTGCAACCGCCCCAGCGCCGGGATCGCGATGGAAACGGTCGGCCCGCCGCTCGACGGGGTGGAAGTCAGGATCGCCGAGGATGGCGAGATACTGGTGCGCGGCGAACTGGTCATGCACGGCTACTGGCGCAACCCGGCGGAAACGGAGAAGGCGCTGAAGGACGGCTGGCTCCACACCGGCGACATCGGCGAGTTCGATGCGAAGGGCCGCATCCGCATCACCGACCGCAAGAAGGACCTGATCGTCAACGACAAGGGCGACAATGTCTCCCCGCAGAAGGTCGAGGGGATGCTGACGCTCCAGAGCGAGATCGGGCAGGCGATGGTCCATGGCGACCGGCGCCCGCATCTCGTCGGACTGATCGTGCCGGACGCCGAATGGACGCGCGAATGGGCGGAGGCAAAGGGCATTCCCGTTGCACAGGCGGCGTCCGACCCCGCCTATATGGCGGCGCTGCGTGCGGCGGTGGACCGGGTGAACGACGACCTGTCGGTGATCGAACGCGTCCGCCGCTTCATCCTCGCGGACGAACCCTTCACCATCGAGAATGAACAGATGACGCCCTCGATGAAGATCAGGCGGCACGTGATCCGCAAGGTTTATGCGGAGCGGCTCGACGCGCTGTACAAGGGGTGA
- a CDS encoding DUF3617 domain-containing protein codes for MRATMATVMMATALLAACSDKPGEKAGNIAATDAMSKAEVKAQVDRVQLKPGQWEGRFTIKDIDMPQMPEGAKVEMKRMMTRHVLRYCVTPEQAANPSGDMFSGQENRDCTYGDFAVADGKVKGQLSCRSDGGTMNAAMSGTYAPESYAIDMDMKMEGGPHAMAMTARSEGRWIAADCASQD; via the coding sequence ATGCGTGCGACAATGGCGACGGTGATGATGGCAACGGCCTTGCTCGCCGCCTGTTCGGACAAGCCGGGTGAAAAGGCGGGCAATATCGCCGCGACCGACGCCATGTCGAAGGCGGAGGTGAAGGCGCAGGTCGACAGGGTGCAGTTGAAGCCCGGCCAGTGGGAAGGGCGCTTCACCATAAAGGACATCGACATGCCGCAGATGCCCGAAGGGGCGAAGGTCGAGATGAAGCGCATGATGACCCGGCATGTGCTGCGCTACTGCGTCACGCCCGAACAGGCCGCCAACCCGAGCGGCGACATGTTCTCTGGGCAGGAGAACAGGGATTGCACCTATGGCGACTTCGCGGTTGCGGACGGGAAGGTGAAGGGCCAGCTTTCCTGCAGGAGCGACGGTGGCACCATGAACGCGGCGATGAGCGGCACCTATGCGCCGGAAAGCTACGCCATCGACATGGATATGAAGATGGAGGGCGGCCCGCACGCCATGGCGATGACCGCGCGGTCGGAAGGCAGGTGGATCGCGGCGGACTGCGCATCGCAGGATTAG
- a CDS encoding DUF3617 domain-containing protein, with the protein MLKMLWVALPLTGVMALAACGSDPAPAPEAEEKPIVMQAGQWELTRKTTGYNTPTVTPAQYQEALKQVSEDKVCISVDRDGLPTPDAIAGTEGSDCTYKDKLARKGRLIATLSCKAGKGTSEIAVEGNYTADTLTLGATMTKVEGGSPVLRTTHDLTGRRVGDCPAG; encoded by the coding sequence ATGCTGAAAATGCTGTGGGTGGCATTGCCGCTGACGGGTGTGATGGCTCTGGCGGCGTGCGGGAGCGATCCCGCGCCAGCGCCCGAGGCTGAGGAAAAGCCGATCGTCATGCAGGCGGGCCAGTGGGAACTGACGCGCAAGACCACCGGTTACAATACGCCCACCGTCACGCCCGCCCAATATCAGGAAGCGCTCAAGCAGGTGAGCGAGGACAAGGTCTGCATTTCCGTCGACAGGGACGGCCTGCCCACCCCCGACGCGATCGCGGGGACGGAGGGCAGCGACTGCACCTACAAGGACAAGCTGGCGCGCAAGGGCCGGCTGATCGCCACCCTTTCCTGCAAGGCAGGCAAGGGCACGTCCGAGATCGCGGTGGAGGGCAATTACACCGCCGACACGCTGACGCTCGGCGCCACCATGACGAAAGTCGAGGGCGGCTCGCCGGTGTTGCGCACCACGCATGACCTGACCGGGCGGCGCGTGGGCGACTGTCCCGCCGGATAG
- the uvrB gene encoding excinuclease ABC subunit UvrB, with the protein MTIQIRTDLSEPETGQSFVPHRPARPEKSEGGRAFKLVSDYEPSGDQPTAIAELVAAARAGERDQVLLGVTGSGKTFTMAKTIEAMQRPALILAPNKILAAQLYGEFKSFFPENAVEYFVSYYDYYQPEAYVPRSDTYIEKESSVNESIDRMRHSATRALLERDDVIIVASVSCLYGIGSVETYSAMTFSMKKGGIEDQREIIRKLVALQYKRNDAGFARGNFRVKGDNLEIFPSHYEDTAWRVSFFGNEIEEIVEFDPLTGKKIASLDYVKVFPNSHHVTPGPTLKQAMEAIRFELAERLKELVAEGKLLEAQRLEQRTNFDLEMIAATGSCAGIENYSRFLTGRLPGEPPPTLFEYLPENALLFVDESHQTVPQIGAMARGDHRRKITLAEYGFRLPSCIDNRPLRFNEWDAMRPQTVSVSATPGPWEMEQTGGVFSEQVIRPTGLIDPPVEIKPVEDQVDDLINECRKVAAQGYRTLVTTLTKRMAEDLTEFMHEAGIKVRYMHSDVETLERIELIRDLRLGVYDVLIGINLLREGLDIPECGLVAILDADKEGFLRSETSLIQTIGRAARNVEGRVILYADRITGSMERALNETSRRREKQQAYNEAHGITPTTIKRNIGDIIAHVASKDQVTVDTGLDDRPHMVGHNLRAYIEELEKKMRAAAADLEFEEAGRIRDEIRKLEAEELGLPAEQQVAAPRGRATEGKPGTRKLRYGKVQKKFGR; encoded by the coding sequence ATGACAATTCAAATCCGCACCGACCTGTCCGAACCGGAGACCGGGCAGAGCTTTGTCCCGCACCGGCCCGCACGCCCCGAGAAGAGCGAGGGCGGGCGGGCGTTCAAGCTTGTGAGCGATTATGAGCCTTCGGGCGACCAGCCGACCGCCATTGCGGAACTGGTCGCGGCGGCGCGGGCGGGCGAGCGGGATCAGGTGCTGCTGGGCGTCACGGGTTCGGGCAAAACCTTCACCATGGCGAAGACGATCGAGGCGATGCAGCGCCCGGCGCTGATCCTCGCGCCCAACAAGATCCTCGCGGCGCAGCTCTACGGCGAGTTCAAGAGCTTCTTCCCCGAGAACGCCGTCGAATATTTCGTCAGCTATTACGACTATTATCAGCCCGAAGCCTATGTGCCGCGGTCGGACACCTATATCGAGAAGGAAAGCTCGGTAAACGAGAGCATCGACCGGATGCGCCATTCGGCCACCCGCGCGCTGCTGGAGCGGGACGACGTCATCATCGTCGCGTCGGTATCCTGTCTCTATGGCATCGGGTCGGTCGAAACCTATTCGGCCATGACCTTCAGCATGAAGAAGGGCGGGATCGAGGACCAGCGCGAGATCATACGGAAACTGGTCGCGCTCCAGTACAAGCGCAACGATGCAGGGTTCGCGCGCGGGAATTTCCGCGTGAAGGGCGACAATCTGGAGATTTTTCCGTCGCACTATGAGGACACGGCCTGGCGCGTCAGCTTCTTCGGCAACGAGATCGAGGAGATTGTTGAGTTCGATCCGCTGACCGGAAAGAAGATCGCGTCGCTCGATTACGTCAAGGTCTTCCCCAACAGCCACCATGTCACCCCCGGCCCGACGCTCAAGCAGGCGATGGAGGCGATCCGCTTCGAACTGGCCGAACGCCTCAAGGAACTGGTGGCCGAGGGCAAGCTGCTGGAGGCGCAGCGGCTGGAGCAGCGCACCAATTTCGACCTGGAGATGATCGCGGCGACAGGATCGTGTGCGGGGATCGAGAATTACAGCCGCTTCCTGACCGGCCGCCTGCCCGGCGAGCCGCCGCCGACCCTGTTCGAATATTTGCCCGAAAACGCGTTGCTGTTCGTGGACGAAAGCCACCAGACCGTTCCGCAGATCGGCGCGATGGCGCGCGGCGACCACCGGCGCAAGATCACGCTGGCCGAATATGGATTTCGCCTGCCGTCCTGCATCGACAATCGCCCGTTGCGCTTCAACGAATGGGACGCGATGCGGCCGCAGACGGTCAGTGTTTCCGCCACGCCCGGTCCTTGGGAGATGGAGCAGACCGGCGGCGTGTTCAGCGAACAGGTGATCCGCCCCACCGGCCTGATCGACCCGCCGGTCGAGATCAAGCCGGTCGAGGATCAGGTCGACGATCTCATCAACGAATGCCGCAAGGTCGCGGCCCAGGGCTACCGCACGCTCGTCACCACGCTGACCAAGCGGATGGCGGAGGATCTGACCGAGTTCATGCATGAGGCGGGGATCAAGGTCCGCTACATGCATAGCGACGTCGAGACGCTGGAGCGTATCGAGCTGATCCGCGATCTGCGGCTGGGCGTCTATGACGTGCTGATCGGCATCAACCTGCTGCGCGAGGGGCTGGACATTCCCGAATGCGGGCTGGTGGCGATCCTGGACGCGGACAAGGAGGGCTTTTTGCGCTCGGAAACCTCGCTCATCCAGACCATCGGCCGCGCCGCGCGCAATGTCGAGGGGCGCGTCATCCTCTACGCCGACCGTATTACCGGGTCGATGGAACGCGCGCTCAACGAAACGTCGCGGCGGCGCGAGAAGCAGCAGGCCTATAACGAAGCGCACGGCATCACGCCGACCACGATCAAGCGCAACATCGGCGACATCATCGCCCATGTGGCATCCAAGGATCAGGTCACGGTCGACACGGGCCTCGACGACCGCCCGCACATGGTCGGCCACAACCTTCGCGCCTATATCGAGGAACTGGAAAAGAAGATGCGCGCGGCGGCGGCCGATCTGGAGTTCGAGGAAGCGGGTCGCATCCGCGACGAAATCCGCAAGCTGGAGGCGGAAGAGCTTGGGCTGCCGGCGGAGCAGCAGGTCGCCGCGCCGAGGGGCCGCGCGACCGAGGGCAAGCCGGGGACGCGGAAGCTGCGATACGGGAAGGTGCAGAAGAAGTTCGGGCGATAG